The proteins below are encoded in one region of Limnochorda pilosa:
- a CDS encoding ATP-binding cassette domain-containing protein, which yields MSKVRPVSYSNFVSNGAGKTTTIQLIVGLLEPTAGRVRVFGLDPARRGLQIRALTGLVIQQTALDVCLTGRGRTWSSRPHCTG from the coding sequence ATGTCAAAGGTAAGACCAGTTTCGTATTCAAACTTCGTATCCAACGGGGCTGGCAAGACCACCACCATCCAGCTCATCGTCGGGCTCCTGGAGCCCACCGCCGGGCGCGTGCGGGTGTTCGGTCTCGATCCCGCACGCCGTGGGCTCCAGATTCGGGCCCTTACGGGCCTGGTCATACAGCAAACGGCCCTTGATGTCTGCCTCACCGGGCGGGGGAGAACCTGGAGTTCCAGGCCACACTGTACGGGCTGA
- a CDS encoding 2-hydroxymuconate tautomerase family protein, with protein sequence MASRIVSTRTWSTTFRRSFVRCGESSWDVEYLGVDREGGGLAVPYVNIKITREGATAAQKRELIQGVTQLLQRVLGKNPATTVVVIDEVDTDNWGIGGETVTDRRAPGR encoded by the coding sequence ATGGCGTCTCGTATTGTGTCAACCCGCACGTGGTCAACGACGTTCCGTCGCTCGTTCGTCCGGTGCGGGGAATCATCATGGGATGTCGAATACCTGGGTGTGGACAGAGAGGGAGGTGGCCTTGCGGTGCCCTACGTCAACATCAAGATCACGCGGGAGGGCGCAACGGCCGCGCAGAAGCGAGAGCTGATCCAGGGCGTCACCCAGCTCCTTCAGCGGGTGCTCGGCAAAAACCCCGCGACCACGGTGGTGGTCATCGACGAGGTGGACACCGACAACTGGGGGATCGGGGGCGAGACCGTCACCGACCGCCGGGCCCCAGGGCGCTGA
- the mntA gene encoding type VII toxin-antitoxin system MntA family adenylyltransferase antitoxin, which produces MTIGNRRGKEVYAVGFVTIAEATRRLGISRATLYRWARAGRLTLHKVGPRATRVKEEEVQRLEEGARPVYPRPPSHGGFVAEANRVGVRSLGEPDEDDLMWMEEGLEDLPPYDWGPEGVPPIHPIRHVPWIAPGSPTVTGVFSALRTALAAEEDVAFAYLFGSIAKGRVRRESDVDVAVWLAEGNRRRAVADPEETRLALEGKFERALGREADVVLLNDAPLDLVQNILDIGILFHCSDEAARHAFYVRHAQRYVDMAYARAVFDQAMLRRIREGTFGGGGRHRS; this is translated from the coding sequence GTGACCATCGGCAACCGCCGGGGCAAGGAGGTCTACGCCGTGGGGTTCGTCACCATCGCAGAGGCGACGCGCCGGCTGGGCATTAGCCGGGCCACCCTCTACCGTTGGGCCAGAGCGGGGCGTCTGACGCTGCACAAGGTGGGCCCTCGCGCCACGCGCGTCAAGGAGGAAGAGGTGCAGCGGCTGGAGGAGGGTGCGCGCCCTGTCTACCCCAGGCCACCGTCACACGGCGGGTTCGTGGCCGAAGCGAACAGGGTGGGCGTCCGTTCGCTCGGCGAGCCCGACGAGGACGATCTGATGTGGATGGAAGAAGGTCTGGAGGACCTCCCACCGTACGACTGGGGTCCCGAGGGTGTGCCGCCCATACACCCGATTCGACACGTCCCCTGGATCGCACCGGGGTCTCCTACCGTAACGGGGGTCTTCTCGGCCCTCCGTACAGCGCTCGCGGCTGAGGAGGATGTTGCCTTCGCATACCTCTTCGGCTCAATCGCCAAGGGACGGGTACGTCGTGAGAGCGACGTGGACGTGGCCGTCTGGCTGGCTGAAGGAAACCGCCGACGAGCGGTTGCAGATCCGGAGGAGACGCGGCTGGCCCTCGAAGGGAAGTTCGAACGGGCCCTGGGGCGCGAGGCCGATGTGGTCCTCTTGAACGACGCTCCCTTGGATCTGGTCCAGAACATCCTCGATATAGGGATCCTTTTCCATTGCTCCGACGAGGCCGCCCGGCACGCGTTCTACGTTCGGCACGCGCAACGCTACGTGGACATGGCCTACGCGCGCGCCGTTTTCGATCAGGCCATGCTCCGGCGGATTCGGGAGGGGACCTTCGGTGGTGGAGGAAGGCACCGTTCGTAG
- the hepT gene encoding type VII toxin-antitoxin system HepT family RNase toxin, with translation MVEEGTVRRLLRVIEKRLARLEKLVGTPLEAYLADMDLQDVVERNLELVIQACLDLGIHVLADRASAPPETHRAVFRLLVDEGVVDPELGGRLEAMAGFRNRLVHEYADLLPEKVHGYLAELDDVRRYVREVVDHLTAEGLFGGADRSEPGNSPR, from the coding sequence GTGGTGGAGGAAGGCACCGTTCGTAGGCTGTTGCGGGTCATCGAGAAGCGGCTGGCGCGCCTCGAGAAGCTGGTGGGGACACCGTTGGAGGCCTACCTGGCGGACATGGACCTCCAGGATGTGGTGGAGCGTAATCTCGAGCTGGTCATCCAGGCGTGCCTCGACCTGGGGATCCATGTCCTGGCCGATCGTGCTTCGGCCCCACCCGAGACCCATCGCGCCGTCTTTCGCCTGCTCGTCGACGAGGGCGTGGTCGACCCCGAGCTGGGTGGGCGCCTGGAAGCGATGGCGGGATTCCGCAACAGGCTCGTGCACGAGTACGCCGACCTGCTCCCCGAGAAGGTTCACGGGTACTTGGCGGAACTCGACGACGTCAGGCGATACGTACGGGAGGTGGTGGATCACCTGACGGCCGAAGGGCTCTTTGGAGGAGCAGACCGCTCCGAGCCTGGAAACTCCCCGAGGTAA